The window GCAGAGAACGTCCCGTGTCCGGCCTGTCTGCCTCCATTAATGACTTTAAAATGGGTATTGAGAGTATTAAGAATGACAATGCTAATGGGTTTACTTGTGGAAGTCTATCTTTAGGACACACTGGTGAAGTATGGGGGTATCATGTCTGCGGAGTTTTTAAAAGGTTAAATACACATCGTGCTGAACGCATGCAGTGTTATGGAGTGTGAAGTATTTAATGTACTATTTTAAAGGGACTTTAAATGCCTGAAAACCCATAGTGAATCAACTGTggctgttgtggttttgtgcCGGATTATCCTTTATTTTCTCTAAGCGTTGCATTGGTGCatttcctcatccaagtcacaACTCATTGAATACATGCTGTACGTTTCTTCTAAATAATGTTTAAACTTGGAAGTTTTGACACAAAGTTATTACCCAGAAAGCTCTGATTTGCCGTAAAAGCTGTTAGATTGTCTCTGTTTCTAAGCAACACCTTGGTGTTGCAAAACATAACTTCTCTGCTGACACTTTTTAGTATTCAAGATTTAATGTAGTTTTAAGGGTATTTCTCGTGAGTTCTCATggctctgctttttttctgtccagGTTTAAGATCGAAATATATGGTAAGGAAACTAACAGCTAAATACAAAGTTTCCatagtttaatttcatttcaaagaagataaatttgttttaaaaataaaatctttcattAGTGGGAGTACTGTTTTCAGAATCTGACAGTAAAGTAGGATTTAAATTCCTTTGCTGTGCCTAGAAGAACAGagatcagattttaaaatctttggTGTTAATTTTCTGACTTTCTGCGGCTTTTTAACAAGAATCTGAAGTCAATTCCAAGTTTCAAATTTCAAAACTTGAAGATGAAACTCTTGTAGGTCTGTGGAGTATACTTTGATGCTATTTATTTGCATGTTGTGCTTTTTCATGGGATGttatgaaaaataacagctttcaGGATGTTCATTGTATTTCCTGCAAGTAGATAATAGTAAGGAATTCGCAGTAAATATTAAtgcatgttttctctttttgctttaaCATTCCTCTTCgctgagcagctccagctgtgctgtttACTCAGACCTTCGAGTCCTTTGCAGTTACTGACCATGTAACAGTTCAGTTAGTGACCAGCTATGTTTGAAAAGGCAGTTTTGACAACGTGCAGTACATTGGGTGTCTCCCGGGAGTCCTGATTTCCTCTGAAGGTGCCTccatccctgtgctgctctTTCCAAGCTCTGCTTTTGAACTTGAATTTCTGTAGGGCttgcaaaataaacattcaCAAATGTTTCTGTGGTAGCTGGGGTCACAAACCTTCTGAAGTTTTGTACTATTTTTGCATGCGTTGCCTTCTCTGGAGTATAATGTGGCTATAAATTCACTGCAGATTAAAATGTCTTGTGAAATCTGAGCTCAGGAGCTCACAGAATAGTGCATATCGCATGTATCAACACTTCATGCatattttcctgccttttattAAGGGTAAAATTCAAGCtatgaaataattctgttttaacCCAGATTCAGGAGCTGGCAGTACACATTTCCTTATATTACTATTGTCTGGGGGGATTTGTGTTCAGGGAACAGGGGTGTGTTTAACTTGTGTGGGCTGCGTTGCACAGAGTAGGTACAGAGTAGGTACAGAGTAGGTACACAGAGCAGGTACAAGTAAGTTTTTAGATAAGCTTTGTTACACATCTTTTACATAGACTATCTTGACTGttggattttcttcttccagagtAAGGACATGAAGCTTGCAGATGGCACAGACCTCACTGAAGCGCCTGCTACCGGGAACCCATGGAAACCCCgacaagttttaaaaataacaaataaacctgatcagctagagagaaaaggaagcttCCTTGGAGATGATCAGCGTTTTCCTCAGCAAGGTGAAAATACTGTCTCGTTCACAagcaatttggaaaaaaaattaaaaccgaCCACGCTTATGGAGAAGACCTACATTAAAACTGTCCGAGCCACCATGTTCGACCATAACGTTCAGAGACATAACATTGCTGCTGATCGTCCTGGAACTGATGCCGCACTGAGAGCGAATAACGAGCTCGAGGCCAAGCGGGATGCGGTGGCGCTGGGGCACAACAGACGGTCGTGGATGGGAGGAGTGGAGGACACCACTGGTATGAAAAAGGAGTATCAGAAACAACCTGATTTATCGAAACATACAGCAGATGCAGACAAAAGCGAAAAACCAGCTTGTTCAAGTGAAGACAAGAGAATTACTCCGGGAATTCTTTTAGAAAAATCTTTGGTTGAGAAGAGTGAAAAACCCGCTCCTAAAAACACAGGAGACTCTCTAATGTACCAAAGAATAGAGCCGAGATATGAAATCTTTCAGACGTGTGGTGAAAGAGCTCTTAGTGAAGCCATTACGATGGCTCCCGAGAAAAAGGCCATGACACTCAGAACTAGAAAATCCTCtatgaaagagaataaaaacgATGAGGATGTTTTACACGCTGGTCAGTCGCTGAGGACAAATAGTAAAACTCTCTACTTGAAAGAAGTTAATGTTATTTCAGAAGCTAGAGACGCAAAAGGTTTTATGAGCAAGTCTGCATTGAGAGAACGTACTGATTTTTCCTCCAGTGAATGTACTTTGCCTGAGCAGAAAACAGATCCTAAGAAAACTGAAACTGATCCAGTATTAATAGCTGAGAAAATACCTTATTCTACAAACAGCAGTAAATATTTGGCAATGAATGAAACAGTAAACAAACTGCATTCTGAAATTAAGAATAAGAGCGAAGTCTCTCCCATGGATAGAACAGAGAGGTCTGATGTGATTAAAGGCTCTTCTGAGAAAAGGAGTTTTCGAGCAGGTGGGACAGACAGCCATGAATTCAGAACCAACTTTGATCATGAAGTTAGTTCAACAAGTATAAATAAACATGGGGTCCAGTCATCTTCAGTGTTTTCAAGCGGGCAGTTCTCTAAGTCTTCCAGTAGCCAACATCCTGATATGAAAGTACGAACCATGAAGGAGGAATCGAGGGCATTCGGTTTAAGGAAAAGTCTAGACTTAAATCGTAAAGATCAAGACTTCAGCTTAGATAGTACAGCTCATGAAAACAGcgaaaaaatcagaataatagATCCGGAAGAAAAAGTCAGGAGGACCAGAAGTAGCGTTTCTGACTTGAAGATTTCGGAAAGGTGGCGGCGGAGGACGTTGCCTCAGGATTCTGTCAAGATGGAAGAAGTCGTCTGGCTCACTCCTGAGCACATCAAGAGGCTGAGTCGCACGGATTCATTGCAGTTGGATGAAGGTTCAAATAAAAAACGAAGCAAAAAAAGcgaagaagggctggaagggaaCGAAGCGAATCAAACTGGCCTTGGCAGTCCTGACGATTGCTTGAAAAATCCGAGTTCTGCCTTGGAGCCAAAGGCAACTTATTTTGCGGTGACTTATCAGATTCCTGgtaacaagaaagagaaaagttcTGTTAGTGCTCCCAGCACAAGTGAAACTAATTCAATTTCTAGGTCAAGTGAGGGAGCAACAGTTAATCTGGACCCTGTTTTTCCTGGAAGGTCTAAACCTTTATTGCAGCagccaaataaaaatacaacaagTACAGACTGTAGAGAAGACTCCCGGGAAGTGCATGTTAACAGGGATTGGGTCAAAGAAGAAGACAAAGatgatattttttccaaaaccaCTGCAGCTGGTAGTTGTCGTGTATATAGAAAAGATAGCCAACAGTATCACGAAAGAGGTCTGGATCAttctaaagagaaaatgatAGATGTTGATGCTTTCCTGTTACAACAGGATCTGGAAAATACAGCTCCAACTGATCTCAAAAGTAGCAGAAGAAAAGTCTCCTCTTACCATGAACCCAAATCCCCCCTGCGTTTCACACAGTCAGGTAAGGACAGTGAACTAGTGCCCcagaaaaactgtgaaaataattaCGATTCCTCTGGAAGGAAGGCTGAGGATGGCTACAGATCCCAAATTCTCGATATCGATGCGCTCATGGCAGAATATAAAGAAGAATCGGTGAAGGCCAGTAACGTTCAAGATAAGTCGTCTAAAGATCACAGTTTATTTaatagagagaaaacaaagaacaaaagaaacgTGTCGGATAGGACGACTTCTTCCTATAGCTGGAAAGAGCGGAAGGGATCAGATGATGGTTCTGTTAATAGCAAACCAGGTGACAGTGTGGAAGAGTACCACAGGCCAGAGAAATTAATGCTGAATGAAAAGAGCAAAGACAAACTGGAATCCTGTGGCATTGAAATCGATAAACAGAAGGCTAAAGACAGAAAGTTCAGCCCTCCCCATTGGGGAAatcccagcagcttcttttCGGATAAATTTGTAAATTCACCTGTGGATTTCACTAGAAAGAAAACTTTTATCGttgatgaagatgaagaagtgAACTTAACTTCCAGGAGCCAGAGTTCAAAATTTGTGATTGACAAGGTACAGCCTGTGCATGCAGTTAGTACAGACCAAAAGCTGGAAGTGAATTTTGCTTCCAGGTTGTCCATGAAGACAGATGATGGGCTGTTACAGAAGAAGCCGGTGACAAAAGAACCGTTCTTGGAGGTGTCTCGAGAAAGCGATTGGAGCAAAAATGTTGTGAGGAGCTTGGTAACGAGAAGCAAGGACCACGCAAGTAAGAACGACTCTTCCAGCGCAAAGAGTAAAACCGATTGGAAGAGCTCTACGTCGGTTTTAGGAAGCGCACCCCCGGATTTGAGACGGTCCTATTCGGAGAAGATCCGCCAAGGAAAAGACAACGTCGCGCTGGTGCCGGAGGTCTGGGGGAGGAAGGAGCCGTCCCGGGGCCGGCAGAGCTGCCCGCTGCAGAGCGCGGACGGGGGCTGGAGACACAAGGTGTCCTCTCACTCGGAATCCTTCTTCTATGAGGATAACAAGGTATTGCCAAGTGGCATCTCAGTGTTTCCTGTAACTAAAATTCAAAGTGAGGAGGAGCTTTTGTTACGTGTTAGCTGGGACTTTGCCACAAGGGAGCAGACACGTACTTTTCAATACGGTTCATTTCCTTTTGGGTTTCATTTTCTTGAGGAATTTGTATTGTACTAGATGACTAGATTTTTGTTTCAagtgtataaatatttattgatgTTTCCATAGAGAGcttgaaaaagctttaaaacgtgcatattattttattaacgCCATGAACCTAGGAAGTAAAACTGTAAACTCTGCAATTTTGTAACTGTCTGGGAAGAAGtagtttgtgtttattttataagtTGTCAacactaatttttttttggagTTGTTTTCCTCAattaagcaaattatttttttactgggTGAGTGGCCCTTATTTGCATATGAAacttcactgctgcttttgaCTTTGAAATGCAAGTGATTCCCATCACATAGTGATGGGTTAATGTCTTAATGCGTAGCCAGTCGGGTGTTGGTCGTTACAACTTTTTTTGCTTTCGTTTTGCATTTTCAGCTTTGAACTTCCCCTCTTTTTTCCAAAAGGgcattttatatatgtatatgtgtgtatacatgtatatgtaaCAACATATAACTTTATTTTAACAGGTTTCTAGGAAAGAGTGGACCAAGCAGAGTTCAGACAGAACAGACTTCTCCTCGGTTTCTGCTCCAAGAAGCCCCCACGGCTTTTATCAGGacagaagagcagagaaggGGCCGGTATGTTATTTCGGAGGAGGTTCTTGGGCTGGGGCAGAGATAAGGGAGGTGCCCCTGGCTCGCTCCACTCAGCGCTGTTTTCCTTGTTGCAAGTAGCTGTGAAAGAAAGAGTGTGTTTCcgagcaggaggagcagctgtactttctgtgcagtgtaacTGGCAGAGAATGCTGCTCCCTGGGACCCCACCGTGCTGGTGTGTGCGGACACAAAGCATTAACTGTGCAGCttgttcctcttcctttctAAGCAGAGAATTTCCAACCTGGACTCTTAGGATGAGTCTAGATCATTATGCTTTGCGTTCATTTCGCAGCTTAGATAATGAAAACAGGTTAGATCCCAGAAAATCTTTTCTGGAAGACTGTGCAACCATGTCATAGcctgaaaaatgacagatgtaatttcctttctgtaggCAGCACACAGTGAAGAACAACAGCTGACTTTTCAGGTAGTCTGATTTGTCACTCATATGCTTACTTGGGGGGTAAATTCCCACTTAAAGATGTTGGGTGAGATCCTCCTAAGTTGCAGAAGGATTTCCTGACTTTAGCCCACAAATAAATTTTATGTTGGGAGGTGGCAGCCTATGTCCAGACGTTGTTCTGAATTATGAGGCAAAGATCTGTGTCTTCCAAAAGTTACATGATAAATGAAATAtcaaaattttctgttttgaaaaccaTACCAACAGCACAAAGCTCTACAATTTTAAGAGAGATGTTGCTGCTGCTGATTAAATCCTCCTGACTGGAAGGACTTGTTTTGAATGACTGTAATTGCTGGGCTTTTTgaaatttagttttgtttttaaccttgTGCACGGAAACAGATTCAATACACTGGAATAACGCTGTAGTCACTTCAGCACGAATATGTGTAATTCTGCACAtctttgcagtttttaaaaatctgggtGTCCCGCATATCTTCAAAATTCTTCCGCTTGTACGGAAAGGGGGTGACTGAACCACAGGGACTGTCCCAAGGTCACATCTCCTCTGTTCTCCGAGTCTGCCAGCACACTCGTGTGGTGACCGAATGTATTGCCCTCTGCAGAGATCCTGCTTTTGTCATGACTCGAACTGCTCTTTACAGCCCTTTATTAGGGAATAGACAGAAAAggtacaaaaggaaaacaactgagttttttcttctagtaaagaaaaaaaccccaaacctaggAGGGTTTTGTAAACAAGTTTCCTAATAGGAGTTTTGGAAGCAGGCTTGTATGGTTCCAATTCTACTCTTAAAACTTTGTGTAAGGTGTCCTAGGGCTGATAGCCCCTTGTCTTTCCCATTCTTAGCGTGGACTTCAGATTGAATGTTCATTTTAGTGGGGATTTGGATTATTTACAGAACTGGCAATTATCATTCAATCCCTAACAGGTGTGATGTGCCATCAGGTTACAGTGCAAATGCATAAAGATGTCGTTGGCAAAGTGGGAGGTTACTCAGAATAAACCTTTGACTTCATCTGGTGTGTCCTGGGATGGGGACGGAAGGCTGTCAGCCCCGCTGAAAGAGAAAGCTCTTGTGTCCAGCATCCGTGGGGATTCAGCAGGATCCCGGTGCTTTACTCCTCTGTGGGCTTTGCAAAGCCTCATCGTGGTGCCTCTGCTGTTCTCTAGAGCCACGGCAGCAAAACGCGCAGCCTGGCCCCAATGCGTATACATTGCGAGTAGGCAGGTGCAGAGAAATTTCTATAGGTGTTTGGGAGCTGTAAAACTCACCATATTTTTGTGCTTTCCAAAGCCCCACGTGAATATTGCAGAAGATTAGGTAAAACTGAACCATCTCCTCTAGCACCAAGGTTAAtacctttgttttcatttggagaAAATACAGACTTTTGCTGTTGTCGTGCTCATCAGTACGTTTCAATACTTCCCTCTGGTGGAGAGATGCGTTGTGGTTGGGTTTGAGGTTCTTGGAGGTTAGAATAAGTTTATGATTGTACATTTGTTGGTGCATTTTTAACAAGTGACTGTTATAAATATTGTTGCTAACTGTAGCTTAGTGCTTAAACATTCTATTCCAACGTAAATTCCCCCCTTCTCACTTTGATAAGGCCTATTCTACTAAAGGAAGAAACTATTTCCACCTAATAGGGAAGTAAGGCATAGAATATAATTTATGTGAATAAATAATCCTGTGTTGTCTTCTCTATACTTTTAGCTCTAGAGATGCAAAAACTTTTCCCTGCCTgctggaaaatatttacttgtTCAGGAatccaaatattttatgttgTGCTTTAGCCCTGCCTGCATCGGGGTATAGATACAAATATAAAGTTGTTCTCCTTCTGTTTGCTCTGGAAAATGGGATTTTGTCTCCCAGAACTGACTGCACATCTCACAGGCTCCAGCAGGCAGAGAACGTGTCTGCACAGCTTAGGGCCTTAAACTCTTGTAGGAGTCTGTTCCTTCAGACCTTagatggagactgagggactGTTGTAAGTATCTTTAAATAAAGATGCTGTGTTTGTGTAGCCTGTGGTAAGACCTGGGGTTATTTTGCAGCCCGTGCTCCCCAGAAGTCCCAGTAACCGTGCGATGCTGCAGCGCTGGGATTGCAGAGACGTGTTCAAGTGTTGTCTTTCCTAACTCGCAGTGATCCCATCACCGCTGACACAGGTCTTTAATTCTCTGACGTTCGGTCCCAAACCTCAGTTCCTGGTTACATCATCTGGATTGATAGGAGTCTTACAAATTAAGGTCTGAGGAATGCGTGATGTGGCTCAGCCCCGGATGGCAGCGAGTGCTCTTgttctgtgcagctgcagggatCGCGCCCTCCTAGAGAAacggggcagctccaacacagaTACAGTTTATTACCAAAATTGCAGCTTTTGTAGCTAAAATGGAGCACTCTGGTACTAGAACTGGTGTAggcatgttttttaaaagtttattttatatttaagtgtggtggtttttttcctttgatgaaAATCTGGCATCCATATAGAGATGTGCCTATTTGAGACTGATGTGTGGGTGGAGAAcgatttatttaagaaaatcatGAGCTGACtcttaaatattttggaaatgaaCTGCAAGGGagagaagataaatattttataaacacGTGCAGATGAATGTATGGTTTGGcttgtcactggtcaccagttGTTTCCAGTTCTGCCCATGACAAGTCTCTCCCTTGCCCGTTGTAAAGAAGTGTTCTCGCctctgatatatatataaaggctCTAATATTGCAGCATCGATCCTTCCCAGATGGAAACAGATGTACTAAAAAAATCACCATGTGCAAATTGTTCTGTTCGCCTAAAAACTGAGTAAGCCTGGAAGAATATCAAACCAATTGCTCAGCTCTACAAGGTCTTATAGCTGGTGATTAGAAAAGCAGGGgggtatttttcttaaaaatccGCAACCAAAATTTCAAGGAAAGGAAACTGGAGTCCCTGGAAGCTGTTTTGTGTCACCTCTGTGTCGCCCGGAGCTGGGGGAGGCAGGCAGGGTTCTCCCTGGATGGGCTTCTGTCGCTTACCTTTGCTTTTCCCATCAAAAAAAGGGGCGTAGATCAAAAAAGTAGGAACGCATAGAAATGTGATGATTCTCACTTTTGCTTTTTCACAAAATACCTACATCGCttcatcatttcttctttagCTCTGCTTCCTATTTCTAAAAACAGCCCCGGGGAGGATGACCCAGTGTTGGTTAATAACTTGGTTTGCTCaggctttc of the Columba livia isolate bColLiv1 breed racing homer chromosome 17, bColLiv1.pat.W.v2, whole genome shotgun sequence genome contains:
- the KIAA1671 gene encoding uncharacterized protein KIAA1671 homolog isoform X1, translating into MATRVEINSTLASLTTVPDLNEIRKEDKPQRMYVSVLSDASNKTKEPPASLSLEEKNQFGSALRSATMPSLGSRPRLFPKPFSKEKSSDTFANVKPPIPAFRSSSLVRKATEETSSVKVSSGNIPPLVDQKAIENENKAGGEVVTNMTFYTGPSANTVILFETAGTEQSKVSLAQEKRAADECRVFSTVQTKELQCSTKLEKPSQPSETSRNPEASLHRQISLSSSLRPVSWNSLKSGEKKDTYEGHPGEKNNGDANKINSKVDFSTDVQQRPKPRPVSAVFLESLRDQKHRPAEDSEEKSPTEKSWVRKPRPLSMDLTAKFEHKDLSPCKNTCSSHESKENVSIASFTDVGCHDQSEMEPKTEETEFNKGSSFKTNLKCSSQDTGILNNGKYVWETKLKSKSEQIETKSEITINLHRSERSHEATSESRTNKEGKRPDQKETCMFLGCESPAASSEKGNNIIRGSVKKHISLFTLENAGTLVDTELLPSAAEKENRCGNIQQRIKELTTENTDVKPGNLRRSLQSRPLSADLTKMFSSLTSNSEAKPEKPPETGNDPVNEMQENPKSKDMKLADGTDLTEAPATGNPWKPRQVLKITNKPDQLERKGSFLGDDQRFPQQGENTVSFTSNLEKKLKPTTLMEKTYIKTVRATMFDHNVQRHNIAADRPGTDAALRANNELEAKRDAVALGHNRRSWMGGVEDTTGMKKEYQKQPDLSKHTADADKSEKPACSSEDKRITPGILLEKSLVEKSEKPAPKNTGDSLMYQRIEPRYEIFQTCGERALSEAITMAPEKKAMTLRTRKSSMKENKNDEDVLHAGQSLRTNSKTLYLKEVNVISEARDAKGFMSKSALRERTDFSSSECTLPEQKTDPKKTETDPVLIAEKIPYSTNSSKYLAMNETVNKLHSEIKNKSEVSPMDRTERSDVIKGSSEKRSFRAGGTDSHEFRTNFDHEVSSTSINKHGVQSSSVFSSGQFSKSSSSQHPDMKVRTMKEESRAFGLRKSLDLNRKDQDFSLDSTAHENSEKIRIIDPEEKVRRTRSSVSDLKISERWRRRTLPQDSVKMEEVVWLTPEHIKRLSRTDSLQLDEGSNKKRSKKSEEGLEGNEANQTGLGSPDDCLKNPSSALEPKATYFAVTYQIPGNKKEKSSVSAPSTSETNSISRSSEGATVNLDPVFPGRSKPLLQQPNKNTTSTDCREDSREVHVNRDWVKEEDKDDIFSKTTAAGSCRVYRKDSQQYHERGLDHSKEKMIDVDAFLLQQDLENTAPTDLKSSRRKVSSYHEPKSPLRFTQSGKDSELVPQKNCENNYDSSGRKAEDGYRSQILDIDALMAEYKEESVKASNVQDKSSKDHSLFNREKTKNKRNVSDRTTSSYSWKERKGSDDGSVNSKPGDSVEEYHRPEKLMLNEKSKDKLESCGIEIDKQKAKDRKFSPPHWGNPSSFFSDKFVNSPVDFTRKKTFIVDEDEEVNLTSRSQSSKFVIDKVQPVHAVSTDQKLEVNFASRLSMKTDDGLLQKKPVTKEPFLEVSRESDWSKNVVRSLVTRSKDHASKNDSSSAKSKTDWKSSTSVLGSAPPDLRRSYSEKIRQGKDNVALVPEVWGRKEPSRGRQSCPLQSADGGWRHKVSSHSESFFYEDNKVSRKEWTKQSSDRTDFSSVSAPRSPHGFYQDRRAEKGPDQLKQCFSRQPPDAKDTDTLVQEPDSQYGTWNEQRHSGDSFVPESPSSENDVISTRKQPPNSHPSSLSSQTEPTSLADHHDFSKDQRSRSLDRSSTDMDSTDGTDLPPVGDTYPDGKTTDFSFIDKTTVLDSSALKTRVQLSKKRRRRAPVSHSLRRSRGLEFENRFSLTEEPDNTWMFKDSTEEKKTMQQEDSDEEDKIQHTARSSSVQAQRLPIFPGMDHSALKAQLRKRQVSESPGEQSSAQLFKSPKPQLQLGAAGSRVLPSSVEKEDRPEEKSPQWLKELKSKKRQSHHENQV